Below is a genomic region from Hyalangium minutum.
GCCGTTGCGATCCAGCGTGGCGCCGATCATCTGGCCGTCCGTGAACGCGATAGCGGCGGGGCCGTCCCACGGCTCCATCAGCGCCGAGGAGTACTCGTAGAAGGCGCGCCGCTCGTCGTTCATGGTGGCGTGGCCCTCCCACGCCTCCGGGATCATCATCATCATCGAGTGCGGCAGCGTGCGCCCACCCAGGTAGAGCAGCTCCACCATGTTGTCGAACTGGGCCGAGTCGCTCTTGCCCGGGACGATGAGCGGGTAGAGCGACTCCAGGCTGCCGCCGAACCGGGCCGACTGGAGCAGCCCGCGGCGGGCCGTCATCCAGTTCCGGTTGCCGCTCAGCGTGTTGATCTCGCCGTTGTGGGCGATGTAGCGGAACGGCTGTGCCAGCTCCCACGTGGGGAAGGTGTTGGTGGAGAAGCGCGAGTGCACCAGCGCCAGCGCGCTCACCAGCTCCGGGTGCCGCAGATCCTCGTAGAAGCGAGGTAACTGCCGGGGCAGGAGCAGACCCTTGTAGATGATGGTCTCCGCCGAGAAGCTGGCGATGTGGAAGCGGCCCCACGTGTCCATGCCGCTCTCACGCACGCGGCTCTCGGCGAGCTTGCGGATGCGGTAGAGCTTGCGCTCGAAGGCGCTGGGCACCACGCGGCGCCGGGCCACGAAGAGCTGGCGGATGACGGGAGCCACCTCGCGCGCCACCGAGCCCAGGTGCTCCGGAGCCACGGGTACGTCTCGCCAGCCGAGCACCCGCTGGCCCTCTTCGGCCACCACCTCTTCGAGGATGCGCTCACACGCCGTGCGGGCAAACGGATCGGAGGGCAGGAACGTCTGCGCCACCGCGTACTGGCGGCGAGGCGGCAGATCGATGCGGTGCTTGCTGGCCTCCTTCTCGAAGAGCCGGTGCGGCAGCTGCACGAGGATGCCCGCGCCGTCACCGGTCTCGGGGTCCTTGCCCACCGCCGCGCGGTGACTCAGCCGGTTGAGCAGCTCCAGCGCGTCGTCGACGATGCCGCGCGACCGATCGCCCTTGATATGGGCCACGAAGCCAACGCCGCAGGCGTCGTGCTCCGTCTCGGGTTCATACAGCCCATACCGCCCCGGGACGTGCGACATCAGTAGATTCCCTCCTTCACTGCTAGGCACAGCGTGTTCACTCGCGAACCTCGGATGGTAATGCGGCGCGTCAGGTTGGGTAAAGGAGAGTCTGAAGAGGGGCTGCTTTGGTTGGGGGGACAGGAAGCAGGCATGGCGGGTTCGCGCAGAGCCAGGGCGGCGTTCTTCCAGATCCACGCAGCGCGTCAAGGGGAGCGTGACGCACCTGCTGCCGTGTTATCCCTTCCTCTGTCATGGCCTCCACCGAACGCCTCTACTTCAGCGATCCTTTCCTTCACCAATTCACCGGACGCGTGATTGCGCACGCCGCCTGGAATGGGACCTTGTCGGTTGTGCTCGATCGCACGGCCTTCTACCCGGAGGCTGGCGGTCAGATGGCGGATCGCGGGCTGCTCGGCGGCTACGCGGTGAAGGACGTGCAGGTGGATGACGCGGGGGTGGTCCACCACGTGCTGGAGCTGTCCGAGGGGAAGGCGCTGCCCGAGGTGGGCGCCGAGCTGGCGGGACAGATCGATCGGGCCCGCCGCCGCGTGCACATGGCGCTGCACACGGGCCAGCACATGCTCTCGCGGGCCCTGGTGGATGTGGCTCAGGCGAACACCATCTCCTCGCGCCTGGGCGAGACGCTCTGCACCATCGACGTGGATCTGGAAGTCCTTGACGAGGCGCGCGTCGCCGAGGCGGAGGAACTGGTCAACTCGGTGATCGATGACGACGTGGCGATCCGGTCCTTCTTCCCGACGGTCGAGGAGCTGGCGGCTCTGCCGCTGCGCCGGGCTCCCAAGGTGACGGACAACATCCGCGTGGTGCAGATCGGCGAGTTCGATGTGTCCCCTTGCGGAGGGACCCACTGCACGCGGTCGGCGCAGGTGGGGATGATCCGGGTGCTCGGTGTGGAGCGCTATAAAGGTAAGGGACGCGTGTCGTTCTCCGCCGGCCGCCGTGCGCGGACCGAGCTGTGGCAGGAGGCCGGGACGCTCCGGGGCCTGAGCCGCGCCTTCACGTGCGGCCCGGGCGAGGTGCCGGTGGTGATCGACAAGATCCGTCGCGATCTCACCGAGACGCGGGAGGCGCTGGGTGCGGTCCGGGCGAAACTGGCTGATCAGGCCGCCGTGGAGCTGGCCGCTGCATTGGAGAAGTCTCCGGAGCGCCGGGTGGTGGCGGTGCTCGAGGGCGCCAACCCCGAGTCGCTGCGCGCGATCGCCGCGAGGCTCACGTCCCAGCCAGAGTCCGTGGTGCTGCTCGCGGGCCGCGCGCCCGAGGGCATGCCAGTGCTGATCGCTCGAGGGAGTGGCTCCAGCTTCGGGTGTGGCGCCTTCCTCAAGCGTCTGGCCGAGGCTGCGGGAGGCCGAGGCGGTGGCCGTCCCGAGCATGCCGAGGGCCGCCTGCCCCCAGGCACGGACTTCCCAGGGCTCGTCGCCCAGCTTCTCGGATGAACGGACGAGCCCCTCGACTGTCGGGGGGCTTGCTGCTCAGCCCTTCCGGGCGATGAAGTCGCGCAGGTGCCGGATGACCTCGGCTGGCTTCTGCAGGGTGACCCAGTGTGTTGCTCCCGGGATCTTGTGGATCGTGAGATCGGGTGCGAGCTGATCGAGTCCCTCGAGGCCGCTCGGCAAGAGGTAGGGATCCTGCTCTCCCCAGAGCACGAGCACGGGGAAGCGGACCTTCCACTGCTCCTGGGAGAGCCCGTCCATCAAGTTGCTGCCACCCGGAGAGCCTTGTCCGTCTGGAGGGCCGATCTGGGCAGCCCGGTAGTAGTTGAGGCCGGCGTCGACGGCCCCGGGCTGCTTCAGGGCCTGGAGCCACTCGGCCTCGTCCTCGGCGGAGAGCGCGGCGCCGTGCTGACGGGCATCCTCGAAGATGGCCTGCTTCGCGAAGGCGAAGTCATTGCCGGAGATCTGCTGGTCGAAGCCCGGGGTCCGGAAGCCCAGCATGTACTGGCTGGCCTCCTGCTGCTTGGGGTTCTCGCGCAGATCGCGGTTGAAGAGGGCGGGGTGGGTGATGTTCACCGTGACGAAGCGGCGGATGAGCTCCGGGTGACGAAGCACGAAGCTCCAGCCCAGGAGCGCACCCCAGTCCTGGCACACCACCGTGAGCCTGCGCAGGCCCAGGTGCTCCACGAGCGCGCGCACGTCTTCTACGAGGTTCTCGATGCGGTACGCCTCGACGTCCGTGGGGCGAGAGGTGAGGTTGTAGCCCCGGAGGTCTGGGGCGATGACCCGGTGGTCCTTTGAGAACTCCGCCATCAAGCCCTTCCAGACGCCCCAGTACTCGGGGAAGCCGTGGAGGAACAGGAGGGGCTCACCCGTTCCCTGAGTCACATAGTGCATACGGATGCCGTTGACGTCCGCGTAGGCGTGCTGCATGGCGTGAGACCTCCTGTGTCCGGTGAGCGCGGTGTGCGGTGCCCGAGAGGATGCCTGAATCCCCTCCAGGCAGTCGCATAGAATGGGGGGATGCGTCTCCCCGCTACCCTGGTGGCTCCTGCGGACCCAGCGCGCTCCCGGTGGCGGATCCTGCCGCTGCTGCTGCTGCTGCCCGTGCTGGGGCTGGGCTCGCGCTCGGGGGCTCCCTGGCTGCCCTCCTTCGTCGCGGAATACGCGGGGGACACGCTCTGGACGATGATGGTGTACGTGTGCCTCGTCTTTGTCTGGCCCCGCCTCTCGGTGGCCCAGGCGGCAGGGGCGGCGCTGGCGATCTCCTTCGCGGTCGAGTTCAGTCAGCTCTACCGTGCCCCCTGGATCGATGCGCTGCGCGCACATCGCCTGGGGGCACTGGTGCTCGGACGTGGTTTTCTGGGATCGGATCTGGTCTGTTACACCGTGGGCGCGCTGGTGGCGGCGGGAGCGGAGAGGTTGCTCGCCCAGCAACAGAGCGGGGAATGAGTCCCCGGGGAATAGGCGTTGGGCATACATTCGTGAATACTCCAGACACGAGCATGACTTCTTCCCCGACCTTGACGGTGGTTGCGCAGACGGCTCCCAGCAATGAGAGCCTCTTCACCGCGTTCCGCGAGGAGCGCACCTCGAAGGTGCGCTGGCTCTTCGTGCTGTTGGTGCCGCTCCTGGGGCTGCTCGCGGCCTGGGGGTCGATGCACGGGCAGGAGCACGCGGTGCGCATCGTCACGGCGCATGGCTTCAAGATGGTTCAGCCGGGCATGTCCCAGGCGGACGTGGTCGCGCGGCTGGGCAACCCCATTGGCAAGACTACCCGGGCGGACGGGGCGGAGTGCGTCCAGTACGGTGTGTTCTCCGTCACCGAGCCGTCCACCAACGTGTACGTGCTCTGCTACGTGGATGGGGTGCTCCAGGACGTGACGACGCGGCGCTACTCGCTGTGGACGGTGGATCCCTCCACCGGTGAGTTCATGCCGGCGGGCGTTCCGATGGAAGAGGAGCCGGCCAAGAAGCCTGCTCCTGTGCCCACGCCCTGATCGCATGCGGACGAAAGCTTCGCCGCCCATTTCCCACCTGAGTGGCAAGGCGGCGCTCCCGCTGATCGAGGCTTACTTCGAGTTCAACCACCTGAAGCAGCTCTACCGTCAGGGCTGGCTCCGCGTGGGCATTTCTCCCGAGCGCTGCGAGAGCGTCGCCGAGCACTCCCTCGGCGTGGCCTTGCTGTGCCTCTTCATCGCCGACAGTTGGTTCCCCGAGGCGGATGCCTCCAAGGTCGTCCGGATCGCGCTGCTGCACGATCTGGGGGAGGCCCGTGTCGGTGACATCACTCCGCACGACGGCGTGAACCCCACCCAGAAGCACGCGCTGGAGCGTCAGGCCGTGGCGCAGATCCTCGGCAAGCTGCCGCGTGGCGCCGAGTACCTCGCGCTCTGGGAGGAGTACGAGCAGGGCGCCTCCTTCGAGGCGAAGCTGGTGCGCCAGGTGGATCGGCTCGAGATGTCGCTCCAGGCCTGCGTCTACGAGCACCAGGGTTTTGGGGACCTGTCGCAGTTCTTCGCCTCGGCCGAGAAGGTCATGGAGTCGCCTCAGCTCCGGGCCGTCCTGACGGAGCTTCAGGCTCTGCGGCCCCCTCGCGCTGCTGCTCCCTGAACTCGCTTCGGCTCACCCGAACCAGGCGTTGGTGCTGGGGGCGAACACCTGGATGCGCTGTCTCAAGGCCTCCGGGACTCGCTGGCGGATGAGATCGTGCACCTGCTGCGGCCCGTAGAGCTGGCTGAAGTGCATCAGCACGAGCGCTTCGTTCTTGAACAGGTCCGCCCGGTCGATGATCTCGTCCAGGTGCGTGTGAAGGCGCTCCTGCGTCTCCTCCACGGTCCGTTTCGGGTCCAGGTACGTGCTCTCCAGGATGAGCACCCGGCTCTCCAGGATCGACGGCGCGGACTCCAGTACCCGCGCCAATGTATCCGTGGCGTAGGCCACCTCGAGCCGCTCGACCTCCTCGAAGATCCCAGGGGTGCCCTCACGCCGGAGGCGGGCGATCTCCTCGCCTGGGAGCCCCTGGTGCTCGGGCTTCAGCTTCGTGACGCGCTTGAGGAACTGGTAGCCGAGCGATGGGCCCGCATGGTGGGTCCGGAAGGCACGCACCCAGATGTCCCGGTCCACCTTGCGAGTGTCCCCTGGCAGCATGGGAATGGTCTCGTACGCGACCTCTGAGCGGTGCAGGCGGCCCAGGGCCTCGAGCGCCTCGCGGACCGCTGACTCGATCTCCGCAGGGAGGTACACCTGGGCGGGCGAGTGCTTGCCTACCAGCCCTCGGATCGCGAGCAGCGAACCCAGGGCGCTCGCATGGTCCGCGTGGCCGTGACTCAGGAAGAGATGATCCGTCGTGGCGAAGCTCCGCAGCGGGACGCCTGCGTCCAGCACCACGCCCAACTCCGGCACCTGCAGTGATGTGTAGACCCCCGCTACCGAGATCCCTCGGACGGTGTAAGGGCCTGCCTGCACTTCGGTCAGCATGCCCGGCAAGGCTAATGGCCGGGCCCTCGGAGGGACACTGGAACTTGTAGCAGGGGCTCGGGATGCCAACGTTCCGAGTGAGAGGACGACCATGCGAACGACTCCGACTTCGGCCCTTGTGCTGTTTCTCCTCGCTCCGGTCCTGGCGCTCGCCCAGCCGGGGATGGGGCCTACTGACGACCGCTGGGTGACCCAGAGCTCGGGCTTCTGGTTCTGGGTGATTGCCTTGGCCATCGCCGTGGTGGCCTTCATCGTGGCCAACGTCGTCTTCAATCGGCGATTGCCGCCCACGGGCCCCCGGGGACTCTGAGCCGCAGAGGCGTGGCGCAGGCTGTCTGTCTGCAAGGCAGCCTGGCGCCGGTGGGGCAGGGGAGCATGTGACCCGCCGAGGCGTTGGCTTCATCATGCGTCTCGTGAGGCCCGCCTGCTGCACCGCCGTGCTGCTCCTCCTGCTGGGGATGCCCCGGCCCGCGGCGGCCTTCTCCGTGGGCGACCACCAGGCCCTGACCGAGGCCGCGCTGAAGGCGGCAGGCTCCGAGGCGCGCCCGCTGCTCGCGGCACACCGTGACGCGGTGCTGCATGGCGCCACCGCCGAGGATCTCAACCTCCACGTGAAGTGGACCGGCTGGCACCACTTCTATTGCCCCGAGGGCTCACTCCATACCGCTCTGCGCCACGCCTCCGACGCCCGGGTGCGGGAACTCTGGGAGGAGGCCTTGGAGGCCGCACGCCACGGCGATCTGGAGCGTGCCTTCGATCGCGCGGGGCACCTTGCCCACCACGTGCAGGACATGGCCTCGCCACCCCACGTGGTGCCGGTGAACCACGGGCTGTGGGATCGCTTCGAGCGGTATGGGGTCCGTGCCTCGCTGGCGCGGGCTCCGAGCCGCCAGGTGGCGCCACTTCCGGGTGCGGAGGCGCAGCAGGCGCTCGCGCGCGAGACACTGGCCGCCGTGCGGAGCGACTCACTGCCCACGTCTCACGGTCCGATCCCCTGGAGTGCCTTCTGGTCCGAGCCTTCCACCCGTGTCGCCGCAGCCTTCGGCAGTTACGGCGGAGAGGCGGGCAACGCGTTCGGCGTTCGCGAGGTGCGCTGGCAGGGCAAGCGCCACCCCATCGAGCCCGCAGGCTACGCTGCCTTCATGGACGCGCGGGTCTCCGGCGCGGTGGCGTACACCCGAGCCTTCCTCGAGTGGGCAAGTGATCGCTTCGAAGAGGTCGCCGCCGCGAAGGAGTCTGTCGCCTTGCGCGGCTTCCGCCCATCGCCCGAGCTGTCTCTGCAGCTCTTGGGCGGAGTGACCCGGGACTCGCGAGGAACCACCTCGGTGCTCGGCCTCCGCGCGGCACTCCCGCTGCCTCGTGCGTTCATGCTGTCGCTGGATTGGACTCGAGGTGTGGGCAGCATGCAGGCCGCGCGACGCTCGGGAGGCACGTCCCTGGTCCTGCTCACGCCGCCGCTGTGGACGGCCCGGCCCGGTTATCCCCTGGGGCTCGATCTGCGGGCCGCCGTGGGCGTGGGCCTGGTTCCTTGGGAGGGACAACAGCGGATCAGCGTACCTGCCGGGTTGCGCGCGCACGCGGCTCTGCCCACCCCCTTCTCCCTGAGCGCACAGGTGCTCTACCAGGGACTCCAGCCTCCCGGCGGCACGTGGAGCCATGGCGTCGCTTTCACCCTGGGAGCGGGTCTGGCCTGGGGAGACCGATAACCCTCCGGCATGTGGGGCGCGGTGCGGCATGAGCACCGGATCGTGACGGGCCGGTGGTTCCGTGTGGATCCATTTTCAGGTATTCCCTTCGCGCCCATGACCCATTCCCACTCTTCCTCCTTCTCGAATGCGCGGGTGCGTCCCAGCGTCTTCAAGTTGCTCGGGGCCCTCGTTGCCGGCTCCGTGCTCACCCTCTCGGCTGGCTGCAGCGAAGATGAGCTGACGCCCGCGCAGGCGCCGACGAAGGTCCAGCTGATCGCCTTCAACGACTTCCACGGCAACCTGGAGCCCCCCACGGGGAGCAACGGCCGCATCCGGGTGCCGACCAGCGATGGGAAGGGCGCGGATGTGAACGCGGGCGGCGGCGCGTACCTCGCCTACCACATCGACAAGCTGCGCCAGCGCAACGAGAACACGGTGGTGGTGTCCGCGGGTGACCTGATCGGCGCCTCGCCGCTGGTGTCGGGCATCTTCCACGACGAGCCCACCATCGAGCTGATGAACCTGATCGGCCTGGACATCAACGGCGTGGGCAACCACGAGTTCGATGACGGCCGCGACGAGCTGCTGCGCATGCAGAACGGCGGTTGCCACGCCAACGGCTGCGAGGCCAGCGCCTCGTTCCCGGGCGCGAAGTTCAAGTTCCTGTCGGCCAACGTGATCGACACGGTCTCCAACAAGCCCCTGCTGGACGCCTACACCATCAAGGAGTTCGGCGGCCAGAAGATCGCCTTCATCGGCATGACGCTGGAGGGCACCTCGACCATCGTGAACCTGGCCGGCATCGTGAACCTCTCCTTCAAGGACGAGGCGGACACGGTCAACGCGCTGGTCCCCGAGCTGAAGAGTCAGGGCGTGGAGGCCATCGTGGTGCTCATCCACGAGGGCGGTGCGCAGGTGGCCACGGGCTACTACAATGAGTGCGCCGGCATCTCCGGTCCCATCGTGGCGCTGACCGAGCGGTTCGATGACGCGGTGGACGTGGTCGTCTCCGGCCACACCCACCAGGCGTACAACTGCACCATCGACGGCAAGCTCGTCACCAGCGCGGCCAGCCTCGGGCGCCTGCTCACCACCATTGATCTGACGCTGGATCCCTCCACGGGCGACATCGTGGAGAAGGTGGCCAACAACAACATCGTCACCCGCGACAACGCGAACACCCCGGCCGATACGCTGGTGAAGAAATACGTCAAAGACGCCACGCCCCTGGCCAGCCGCATCCTCGGCAACACGCCGGTGGAGCTGAAGGCCCCCATCCGGCCGCTGCCGGCGGGTATGTCGGGTGAGTCCATCCTGGGCAACATCGTTGCGGACGGGATGCTCGCGGCCACCAAGGACGAGGCCAAGGGCGGCGCCGTGATCGCGTTCCAGAACCCGGGCGGCATCCGCGCGGACATCAACGCCGGGGACATCACCTTCGGCGAGGTCTTCACCGTTCAGCCCTTCGCCAACAACCTGGTGACGCTCACCCTGACGGGTGCCCAGATCGAGAAGGTGCTGGAGCAGCAGTGGGGCGCCAACGTCTCCATCATGCAGGTGTCCGAGGGTTTCTCCTACACCTGGAAGGAGTCGGGGCCGGCGGGGGACAAGATCGATCCGGCGAGCATCATGCTCAACGGGACGGTGATTGACCCGGCGGCGAGCTACCGCGTGACGGTGAACAACTTCATGGCCAGCGGTGGTGACGGCTACCTGGCGTTCACCGAGGGCACGGGTCTGCTTACGGGTCCGATCGATCTCGACTCGCTCGAGGCCTACCTGCGGGTGAACAACCCGCTGACGGTCCCCTCGCTGGGCCGCATCACGCTCGTGCCGTAAGCCGTTTCAGAGCGCCCCTCTCTCGGTTGCGGGAGGGGGAGGGGCGTGCTCTCCGCCCGCGGAGCTCCGCCATGCATCTTCGTGAGTATGTGACCTTCGATGGGCTCGGCCTGGCGGAGCTCGTCCGGCGTCGAGAGGTGAAGCCAGAGGAACTCGTCCAGGTGGCGCTGTCGGCCATCGAGGCGGTGAATCCTTCCCTCAACGCCGTCATTGGCCTGGTGGAGGCCGAGACTCGGGCCACGCTGGCCAAGCCGCTGCCCGAGGGCCCCTTCACCGGTGTTCCCTTCCTGATGAAGGATCTGGTGTTGCACATGGCCGGGGTCCCCACGGACATGGGGAGCCGGCTCTTCCAGGGGATGGTGGCGCCTCACGACACCACGCTCATGGCGCGCTACCGGCGCGCGGGCCTCATCCCGCTGGGAAGGACCAACGCGCCCGAGCTGGGCTTCAACGCCAGCACCGAGCCCGTACTGCACGGCCCCACGCGCAACCCGTGGAACCCGGAGTACAGCACGGGAGGTTCCAGCGGCGGCTCGGCGGCGGCGGTGAGCGCGGGCATGGTGCCCGTGGCCTATGCGAACGATGGTGCGGGCTCCATCCGCATCCCCGCCTCGCTGTGTGGCCTGTTCGGCCTGAAGCCCACGCGCGGCCGGACGCCGTCAGGGCCGGATGTGGCCGAGGGCCTGAACGGGCTGGGCGTGGAGCATGTGCTGTCGCGCTCGGTCCGCGACAGCGCGGCCCTGTTGGATGCCACGCTGGGGCCGGACGTGGGCGACCGGTACTCGATCACGCCTCCGGAGCGGCCGTATCTGGAGGAGGTGGCACGTGAGCCTGGGCGCCTGCGCATTGCCGTCACTTGGGATACGGGCGCTCAGGTTGCCGTGAGCCCCGAGTGCGTGGCCGCGGTGGAGGCCACCGCGAAGCTGTGCCGCGAGCTGGGGCATGAGGTGATCGAGGCGAAGCCCTCGTATCGCCCTCAGGCGATGTGGACCTCGCTGGCGGCGCTCTGGAGCTCGGGGACAGCGGCGTTGGTGGATGGGATGTCGGCGATGATGGGCCGCACGCCAGGGCCGGATGTGCTGGAGGCCTCGATCTGGGCCACCGTGCTGAAGGGCCGGGAGCTCACGGCGGTGGAGCTGCAGCGGGCCTTCGCGATCATGAACCACCTCTCGCGCGAGGTGGGCCGCTTCTTCCTGCAGTATGACGTGCTGCTCACGCCCACGCTGCCCTATGCGCCGTACCGGCTGGGGGTGCTGAACGCGAACGCGCCGACGACGGCGGACGAGTGGATGCAGCACGCCTTCGGCTACTGCGCGTTCACGGCCCTGTACAACCTCACCGGCCAGCCTGCCATGAACGTGCCGCTCCACTGGAGCGCCGAGGGCCTTCCCGTGGGCGTCCAGTTCGTGAGCCGCTTCGAGGATGAGGCGACGCTGTTCCGCCTGGCCGGGCAGTTGGAGCGGGCTCGGCCCTGGGCGAAGCGGACTCCGCCCATTCATGCCGCGAGCGCTCGCGGGGCCGCCTGAGAGGGGCGCTCCGGCAGCAGCGCAATGCGTTAGGAAAAGATGCTATGAGCACCAATGAAATGGTATGAGCCCCAATTAATGAGGGTTCTGCTGGCCAACCACCACCTGCAGTACCGAGCGGGGTCCGAGCTTTACTGCCTGGAACTTGCGACGGCCCTGCAGCGGGTGGGTCATTGGGAGGCGGAGGAGCAGGCCCGGCGCGCCGAGCACGAGAGGCTCTTGGCACAGCTTCAGCACCAGCGATCCGAGCTGGAGGCACGGGCTCGGGCGTTGGAGGCGGAGCTGGGTGCGAAGGTCGGCGAGGCCGCGAACCTCCAGGCGGAGCTGGCGTCCGAGCAGCTCTTTCGCCAGCAGCGAGAGCAGGAACTGGAGGCCATCCACACCAGCATGGCGTGGAAGGGCGTCAACCTGCTGCGTGCCCTCAAGGATCGAACCCTCTTCGTGCCACACACCCGGAGCCGGTGGATCTACGACCGAGTCTTGCAGCGGCTCAAGGCGCAGTGAGGGCAGGGAAGGAAGGGATCTGGGGCGGCTTATTTCCGCCGCGAGGGGCACCGGCCGCAGTGCTCCGAGAGGTGGAGCGCGTACACCACCCCTGCGGTTTCGTTGCGTGCCAGCAGCTCCGTGGGCTTGGACTGCACCCCGCGCGCGAACGCCTGCACCGTCTTCCACGCCGTCTTGGGATCTGGGGAGAACAGTGCCCCGTGGGCCGAGTCCTCCCACTGCAGCGTGCTCATCCAGTACTCCCAGCGGCCCGCGTCGGCGGACTCGGGCAGGGCGATCTCCGAGACCCGGGCCTCCTTGAACAGTGGCTTCACTTGAAGCTGGGCCTCGTAGCGCTCCACCTCGAGCGGCAGCTCGAACAGGAAGAGGCGCCCCGGCGGAGCCCCGGAGCCGGCGCGCACCGTCACCCGCATTCGAGAAGGCCTCGGGTACGCATCCTCCAGGCGCGCGGTGGCCTTCACGTACGCCGTGATCACATCCGAGTGGTCCGTGAGGGCCTCGTCCACCGCCACCTTGTTGCGCAGCACGTGCTCGCGCTCCTTGGCGTCGTACTCGGACAGGTCCGACAGGCACACGTCGCACGGTGAGGTGAGCCCCGTTATCAGCGCGCAGACGCTCCCCGACGGCTTCGAATATTCGCCGTCGGGATCGAACTCCAGCGTCTCGACCTGCGCCGCCAGCGGCGAGCCCGAGCACCCGTAGATGCTCGTCACCGTCTCGATCTTCCACTCCTTGCTCTGGGCCAGTGTCCCTCCCGGCGCTGCTTCCTTCATCCGGACTGCCGCGGCCACCGCCAACCGGTAGCGCTCGCCGTGGAAGGCCTCGTCGATCAGCGCCGGAGCAACCTGCGGCACTTCCTGGGGCTCGGCGATGATGAGGGCTCGTTTCAGCAACTCCATCCGCTCCTGGCCGTGCTCCTCACGAGAGAGGGTGTTCACCTGGGCCAGGTGCTCGGTGGCGCTGAGGCGCTTCGCCTGGAGGACCGCGAGCCGCATGTATCCCCGCGAGCTGAGGCCCCGCTGTTCGGGAGAGAGCGCCGCGGTCTCGCCCGCGTCGATCTTCGCCAGATCCCCCAGGTTCACCGCCATCCACGGCGTCTTCTTCGCGACGAGCGCCACGTGAGCCCACGGCCCTTGGACGTTGAGCACCTCCACGGCTGCGTTCACCGGGAGCATGGTCACGATGGCATCTCGATCATCCGGGCCCTCGCGCACCGAGGCCCGGTACGGGATGACATAGCCCTGGGTACCCTTGGCGGGAGGCGCGGCCTCCGTGGCCGCCTTCTCCGTGAAGTCAATCAGCTCTCG
It encodes:
- a CDS encoding MBL fold metallo-hydrolase, whose translation is MLTEVQAGPYTVRGISVAGVYTSLQVPELGVVLDAGVPLRSFATTDHLFLSHGHADHASALGSLLAIRGLVGKHSPAQVYLPAEIESAVREALEALGRLHRSEVAYETIPMLPGDTRKVDRDIWVRAFRTHHAGPSLGYQFLKRVTKLKPEHQGLPGEEIARLRREGTPGIFEEVERLEVAYATDTLARVLESAPSILESRVLILESTYLDPKRTVEETQERLHTHLDEIIDRADLFKNEALVLMHFSQLYGPQQVHDLIRQRVPEALRQRIQVFAPSTNAWFG
- a CDS encoding bifunctional metallophosphatase/5'-nucleotidase, coding for MTHSHSSSFSNARVRPSVFKLLGALVAGSVLTLSAGCSEDELTPAQAPTKVQLIAFNDFHGNLEPPTGSNGRIRVPTSDGKGADVNAGGGAYLAYHIDKLRQRNENTVVVSAGDLIGASPLVSGIFHDEPTIELMNLIGLDINGVGNHEFDDGRDELLRMQNGGCHANGCEASASFPGAKFKFLSANVIDTVSNKPLLDAYTIKEFGGQKIAFIGMTLEGTSTIVNLAGIVNLSFKDEADTVNALVPELKSQGVEAIVVLIHEGGAQVATGYYNECAGISGPIVALTERFDDAVDVVVSGHTHQAYNCTIDGKLVTSAASLGRLLTTIDLTLDPSTGDIVEKVANNNIVTRDNANTPADTLVKKYVKDATPLASRILGNTPVELKAPIRPLPAGMSGESILGNIVADGMLAATKDEAKGGAVIAFQNPGGIRADINAGDITFGEVFTVQPFANNLVTLTLTGAQIEKVLEQQWGANVSIMQVSEGFSYTWKESGPAGDKIDPASIMLNGTVIDPAASYRVTVNNFMASGGDGYLAFTEGTGLLTGPIDLDSLEAYLRVNNPLTVPSLGRITLVP
- a CDS encoding amidase, producing the protein MHLREYVTFDGLGLAELVRRREVKPEELVQVALSAIEAVNPSLNAVIGLVEAETRATLAKPLPEGPFTGVPFLMKDLVLHMAGVPTDMGSRLFQGMVAPHDTTLMARYRRAGLIPLGRTNAPELGFNASTEPVLHGPTRNPWNPEYSTGGSSGGSAAAVSAGMVPVAYANDGAGSIRIPASLCGLFGLKPTRGRTPSGPDVAEGLNGLGVEHVLSRSVRDSAALLDATLGPDVGDRYSITPPERPYLEEVAREPGRLRIAVTWDTGAQVAVSPECVAAVEATAKLCRELGHEVIEAKPSYRPQAMWTSLAALWSSGTAALVDGMSAMMGRTPGPDVLEASIWATVLKGRELTAVELQRAFAIMNHLSREVGRFFLQYDVLLTPTLPYAPYRLGVLNANAPTTADEWMQHAFGYCAFTALYNLTGQPAMNVPLHWSAEGLPVGVQFVSRFEDEATLFRLAGQLERARPWAKRTPPIHAASARGAA
- a CDS encoding alpha/beta fold hydrolase, whose translation is MQHAYADVNGIRMHYVTQGTGEPLLFLHGFPEYWGVWKGLMAEFSKDHRVIAPDLRGYNLTSRPTDVEAYRIENLVEDVRALVEHLGLRRLTVVCQDWGALLGWSFVLRHPELIRRFVTVNITHPALFNRDLRENPKQQEASQYMLGFRTPGFDQQISGNDFAFAKQAIFEDARQHGAALSAEDEAEWLQALKQPGAVDAGLNYYRAAQIGPPDGQGSPGGSNLMDGLSQEQWKVRFPVLVLWGEQDPYLLPSGLEGLDQLAPDLTIHKIPGATHWVTLQKPAEVIRHLRDFIARKG
- a CDS encoding HD domain-containing protein, yielding MRTKASPPISHLSGKAALPLIEAYFEFNHLKQLYRQGWLRVGISPERCESVAEHSLGVALLCLFIADSWFPEADASKVVRIALLHDLGEARVGDITPHDGVNPTQKHALERQAVAQILGKLPRGAEYLALWEEYEQGASFEAKLVRQVDRLEMSLQACVYEHQGFGDLSQFFASAEKVMESPQLRAVLTELQALRPPRAAAP
- a CDS encoding DUF2809 domain-containing protein, whose amino-acid sequence is MRLPATLVAPADPARSRWRILPLLLLLPVLGLGSRSGAPWLPSFVAEYAGDTLWTMMVYVCLVFVWPRLSVAQAAGAALAISFAVEFSQLYRAPWIDALRAHRLGALVLGRGFLGSDLVCYTVGALVAAGAERLLAQQQSGE
- a CDS encoding alanyl-tRNA editing protein, with protein sequence MSVVLDRTAFYPEAGGQMADRGLLGGYAVKDVQVDDAGVVHHVLELSEGKALPEVGAELAGQIDRARRRVHMALHTGQHMLSRALVDVAQANTISSRLGETLCTIDVDLEVLDEARVAEAEELVNSVIDDDVAIRSFFPTVEELAALPLRRAPKVTDNIRVVQIGEFDVSPCGGTHCTRSAQVGMIRVLGVERYKGKGRVSFSAGRRARTELWQEAGTLRGLSRAFTCGPGEVPVVIDKIRRDLTETREALGAVRAKLADQAAVELAAALEKSPERRVVAVLEGANPESLRAIAARLTSQPESVVLLAGRAPEGMPVLIARGSGSSFGCGAFLKRLAEAAGGRGGGRPEHAEGRLPPGTDFPGLVAQLLG